One window from the genome of Onychomys torridus chromosome 20, mOncTor1.1, whole genome shotgun sequence encodes:
- the Myl6 gene encoding myosin light polypeptide 6 isoform X3, with amino-acid sequence MCDFTEDQTAEFKEAFQLFDRTGDGKILYSQCGDVMRALGQNPTNAEVLKVLGNPKSDEMNVKVLDFEHFLPMLQTVAKNKDQGTYEDYVEGLRVFDKEGNGTVMGAEIRHVLVTLGEKMTEEEVEMLVAGHEDSNGCINYEAFVRHILSG; translated from the exons ATG TGTGACTTCACCGAGGACCAGACCGCAG AATTCAAGGAGGCTTTCCAGCTGTTTGACCGAACAGGTGATGGCAAAATCCTGTACAGCCAATGTGGGGACGTGATGAGGGCCTTGGGCCAGAACCCTACCAACGCCGAGGTGCTCAAGGTCCTGGGGAACCCCAAGAGTGATG AGATGAACGTGAAGGTGCTGGACTTCGAGCACTTCCTGCCCATGCTGCAGACCGTGGCCAAGAACAAGGACCAGGGAACTTATGAGGATTATGTTGAAGGCCTTCGTGTGTTTGACAAGGAAGGCAACGGTACCGTCATGGGTGCTGAAATCCGTCACGTCCTTGTCACACTGG GGGAGAAGATGAcggaggaagaggtggagatgCTGGTGGCAGGGCATGAGGACAGCAATGGCTGCATTAACTATGAAG CATTTGTGAGGCATATCCTGTCGGGGTGA
- the Myl6b gene encoding myosin light chain 6B has translation MPPKKDVPVKKPAGPSISKPAAKPTAATPLAKTKAEPAAPQTPAKTQEPPVDLSKVVIEFNKDQLEEFKEAFELFDRVGDGKILYSQCGDLMRALGQNPTNAEVLKVLGNPKSDELKSRRVDFETFLPMLQAVAKNRDQGTYEDYLEGLRVFDKEGNGKVMGAELRHVLTTLGEKMTEEEVETVLAGHEDSNGCINYEAFLKHILSL, from the exons ATGCCTCCCAAGAAAGATGTTCCTGTGAAGAAACCAGCAGGGCCCTCCATCTCTaagcctgctgccaagcctacaGCAGCGACCCCTCTAGCCAAGACCAAGGCTGAGCCAGCTGCCCCCCAGACCCCTGCAAAAACCCAGGAGCCCCCTGTTGACCTCTCCAAAGTGGTG ATCGAGTTTAACAAGGACCAGCTGGAGG AGTTCAAAGAGGCCTTTGAGCTGTTTGACCGTGTGGGTGATGGCAAGATCCTGTACAGCCAGTGTGGGGACCTGATGAGAGCACTGGGCCAGAACCCTACCAACGCCGAGGTGCTCAAGGTCCTGGGGAACCCCAAGAGCGATG AGCTGAAGTCCCGACGTGTGGACTTCGAGACGTTCCTGCCCATGCTCCAAGCAGTGGCCAAGAACCGGGACCAAGGCACATATGAGGACTACCTAGAGGGGCTTCGCGTGTTCGACAAAGAGGGCAACGGCAAAGTCATGGGTGCAGAGCTCAGACATGTTCTTACCACTCTCG GAGAGAAGATGACCGAGGAAGAAGTGGAGACTGTCCTGGCTGGCCACGAGGACAGCAACGGCTGCATCAACTATGAGG CCTTCCTGAAGCACATCCTGAGCCTCTGA
- the Myl6 gene encoding myosin light polypeptide 6 isoform X1, with the protein MCDFTEDQTAEFKEAFQLFDRTGDGKILYSQCGDVMRALGQNPTNAEVLKVLGNPKSDEMNVKVLDFEHFLPMLQTVAKNKDQGTYEDYVEGLRVFDKEGNGTVMGAEIRHVLVTLGEKMTEEEVEMLVAGHEDSNGCINYEGSWCWCLEISPACRQGLPYGGSLALEHGELAEGVGLLASFCCYNRRFFLHPSAGQLGGTLTPSCPSSCQWLTVAVGVVENFAVSAVFLLLSVGWGLTAGGRGTLRDRELVTQGGPFAK; encoded by the exons ATG TGTGACTTCACCGAGGACCAGACCGCAG AATTCAAGGAGGCTTTCCAGCTGTTTGACCGAACAGGTGATGGCAAAATCCTGTACAGCCAATGTGGGGACGTGATGAGGGCCTTGGGCCAGAACCCTACCAACGCCGAGGTGCTCAAGGTCCTGGGGAACCCCAAGAGTGATG AGATGAACGTGAAGGTGCTGGACTTCGAGCACTTCCTGCCCATGCTGCAGACCGTGGCCAAGAACAAGGACCAGGGAACTTATGAGGATTATGTTGAAGGCCTTCGTGTGTTTGACAAGGAAGGCAACGGTACCGTCATGGGTGCTGAAATCCGTCACGTCCTTGTCACACTGG GGGAGAAGATGAcggaggaagaggtggagatgCTGGTGGCAGGGCATGAGGACAGCAATGGCTGCATTAACTATGAAG GGTCTTGGTGCTGGTGTCTAGAAATCTCACCAGCTTGTAGACAAGGCTTGCCTTATGGTGGATCTTTGGCTCTGGAGCATGGAGAGCTGGCAGAGGGGGTCGGGTTGCTCGCCtcattctgttgctataacagacggttctttctccatccctctgcTGGACAGCTTGGAGGTACCCTAACCCCAAGCTGTCCTTCCTCCTGCCAGTGGCTGACAGTAGCTGTAGGAGTAGTTGAGAACTTTGCTGTCTCTGCTGTGTTCTTGCTGCTCAGCGTGGGGTGGGGGCTAACAGCTGGTGGGAGGGGAACCCTCAGGGACAGAGAACTGGTCACTCAAGGTGGCCCTTTTGCAAAGTGA
- the Myl6 gene encoding myosin light polypeptide 6 isoform X4, producing the protein MCDFTEDQTAEFKEAFQLFDRTGDGKILYSQCGDVMRALGQNPTNAEVLKVLGNPKSDEMNVKVLDFEHFLPMLQTVAKNKDQGTYEDYVEGLRVFDKEGNGTVMGAEIRHVLVTLGEKMTEEEVEMLVAGHEDSNGCINYEELVRMVLNG; encoded by the exons ATG TGTGACTTCACCGAGGACCAGACCGCAG AATTCAAGGAGGCTTTCCAGCTGTTTGACCGAACAGGTGATGGCAAAATCCTGTACAGCCAATGTGGGGACGTGATGAGGGCCTTGGGCCAGAACCCTACCAACGCCGAGGTGCTCAAGGTCCTGGGGAACCCCAAGAGTGATG AGATGAACGTGAAGGTGCTGGACTTCGAGCACTTCCTGCCCATGCTGCAGACCGTGGCCAAGAACAAGGACCAGGGAACTTATGAGGATTATGTTGAAGGCCTTCGTGTGTTTGACAAGGAAGGCAACGGTACCGTCATGGGTGCTGAAATCCGTCACGTCCTTGTCACACTGG GGGAGAAGATGAcggaggaagaggtggagatgCTGGTGGCAGGGCATGAGGACAGCAATGGCTGCATTAACTATGAAG AGCTTGTCCGGATGGTGCTGAATGGCTGA
- the Myl6 gene encoding myosin light polypeptide 6 isoform X2: MRALGQNPTNAEVLKVLGNPKSDEMNVKVLDFEHFLPMLQTVAKNKDQGTYEDYVEGLRVFDKEGNGTVMGAEIRHVLVTLGEKMTEEEVEMLVAGHEDSNGCINYEGSWCWCLEISPACRQGLPYGGSLALEHGELAEGVGLLASFCCYNRRFFLHPSAGQLGGTLTPSCPSSCQWLTVAVGVVENFAVSAVFLLLSVGWGLTAGGRGTLRDRELVTQGGPFAK; the protein is encoded by the exons ATGAGGGCCTTGGGCCAGAACCCTACCAACGCCGAGGTGCTCAAGGTCCTGGGGAACCCCAAGAGTGATG AGATGAACGTGAAGGTGCTGGACTTCGAGCACTTCCTGCCCATGCTGCAGACCGTGGCCAAGAACAAGGACCAGGGAACTTATGAGGATTATGTTGAAGGCCTTCGTGTGTTTGACAAGGAAGGCAACGGTACCGTCATGGGTGCTGAAATCCGTCACGTCCTTGTCACACTGG GGGAGAAGATGAcggaggaagaggtggagatgCTGGTGGCAGGGCATGAGGACAGCAATGGCTGCATTAACTATGAAG GGTCTTGGTGCTGGTGTCTAGAAATCTCACCAGCTTGTAGACAAGGCTTGCCTTATGGTGGATCTTTGGCTCTGGAGCATGGAGAGCTGGCAGAGGGGGTCGGGTTGCTCGCCtcattctgttgctataacagacggttctttctccatccctctgcTGGACAGCTTGGAGGTACCCTAACCCCAAGCTGTCCTTCCTCCTGCCAGTGGCTGACAGTAGCTGTAGGAGTAGTTGAGAACTTTGCTGTCTCTGCTGTGTTCTTGCTGCTCAGCGTGGGGTGGGGGCTAACAGCTGGTGGGAGGGGAACCCTCAGGGACAGAGAACTGGTCACTCAAGGTGGCCCTTTTGCAAAGTGA